A genomic stretch from Pectinophora gossypiella chromosome 13, ilPecGoss1.1, whole genome shotgun sequence includes:
- the LOC126371774 gene encoding odorant receptor Or1-like — translation MTVLIRNVNTSISMSLTVLKLVGFWAPEGMAERKKIMYYCYSCFSFMFLLGTYLIIQIVDLFMIWGNLPLMTGTAFVLFTNLAQTVKIVNILAKREKIQKIIYDADDVLRKEDTEEGIKIVKRCNRETMILQVLYLSLTLITTTGWATSAEKGQLPLRAWYPYNTSKSPAFELTYLHQVGAINIAACLNVGKDTLVSALIAQCRCRLQLLGLSLKTLCKDMKMSKKLVYTQDQEAVAAERLRKCVAQHQAALQTAVDLQACFSIPTFLQFFISLIIICVTAFQLVSQTGNLVRLMSMGTYLLNMMFQVFIYCYQGHHLSEESADVAVSAYECPWYACSVRLRRDILVIMTRTRRLARITAGGFTTLSLASFMSIIKASYSLFTLLQQVNEEN, via the exons ATGACTGTCCTCATTCGAAACGTAAATACATCTATTAGTATGTCTTTGACTGTACTTAAACTGGTTGGGTTTTGGGCCCCCGAAGGAATGGCAGAAAGGAAAAAGATAATGTATTACTGTTACTCATGTTTTTCGTTTATGTTTCTTTTGG GTACATACCTGATCATCCAAATCGTAGACCTCTTCATGATCTGGGGGAACCTGCCCCTCATGACAGGTACAGCCTTCGTGCTCTTCACAAACTTGGCTCAGACAGTCAAGATAGTCAACATACTGGCTAAGCGAGAGAAGATACAGAAGATCATTTACGACGCCGATGATGTCTTGAGGAAAGAGGATACGGAAGAAGGAATCAAGATTGTTAAGAG GTGTAATCGTGAGACCATGATACTTCAAGTGCTATATTTGTCGTTGACCCTGATCACCACCACGGGCTGGGCCACCAGTGCCGAGAAGGGCCAGCTGCCTTTGAGAGCTTG GTATCCATACAACACATCAAAGTCACCAGCCTTCGAGCTCACCTACCTGCACCAGGTGGGTGCCATCAACATCGCAGCGTGCCTCAACGTCGGTAAGGATACGCTGGTGTCAGCACTCATAGCGCAGTGTCGCTGTCGGCTGCAACTCCTGGGGCTGTCATTAAAGACCCTGTGTAAGGATATGAAGATGTCCAAAAAG CTGGTGTACACACAGGATCAAGAAGCCGTGGCCGCCGAGCGCCTGCGCAAGTGTGTGGCTCAGCACCAGGCCGCGCTACAGACGGCGGTAGACCTGCAGGCTTGCTTCTCCATACCTACCTTCCTTCAGTTCTTCATCTCGCTAATCATCATATGTGTCACTGCTTTTCAGTTGGTATCT CAAACTGGCAACCTGGTGCGTCTGATGTCAATGGGCACCTATTTACTGAACATGATGTTTCAAGTGTTCATATACTGTTACCAGGGTCATCATCTCTCTGAAGAG AGTGCCGATGTGGCGGTGTCAGCGTACGAATGCCCCTGGTACGCTTGTTCGGTGAGGTTGCGGAGAGACATCCTCGTTATAATGACGCGGACGCGCCGCCTCGCTCGCATCACTGCTGGGGGATTCACTACGCTGTCACTCGCTTCATTTATGTCT aTCATCAAAGCATCGTATTCGTTATTCACATTACTGCAGCAGGTCAATGAGGAGAATTAA